In Strix aluco isolate bStrAlu1 chromosome Z, bStrAlu1.hap1, whole genome shotgun sequence, the sequence TTCGCGGGTGCGGCCGGCTCCGCGGGCGCGGCGGCCGGGGCTTGCGCTGCCTCCGCTGCTGCGCGAACAGCTCCGGCGTCTCCGCCGCGCAGGGCTGGCGTGGGGCTGCGCGGGTGCGCGCCTGTGTGTGCGTGCACCTAGAGCAGATCACTGGAGAGGGTTTCCAGAAGGTGGAAAATGTCACCTGATTCACACTGAACTTTTTAAATCTCCCCACCCCcgagcagacacacacacacattaggAGACCGCCCACCGCAGACAGCTAGGACCCCCGTATAGATTTAAAGAGAGACTGCATTCACAGCCTGACGTTCATTCAATAGAGCGATCATAAGCAGGCTGGCTAGTGCTCGCTCCCTCTCCCTACTCCCCCTCACGCCGTTTCTGTGTCTCTCTCACTCCCTGCTATGCTGAGGATGTTAAATCAGAGAATCCACCCGGGCGTGCTCTTACTCGTGATGTTTCTGTGCCACTTCATGGAAGATCACACAGTGCAGGGTAAGACCAGACTGTTTATTCGCAGATATGTTTCTTTATTATTACTATTCTCTCTGTCGGGCACGGTTTAATTCGCTCGCGGTGTTAAACGCCTCTCTCCAAGGTCCAACCGGACAGAAGTTAACTGTGGGCATGGGATTGCTTTGTACCGAGGTGCAGAGGTTTCATTTAGATTCCTTTTTGATCGGATCTTCGAACTGCTCTGCATAGGCACAGAGGACAGATGAGGATGTTTCTTGGTATTTGTTGTTATTATGCACCATGAATGAAGAGCAGCATCGCGAGGGAACTTTCCCAGTCTCGGCTCCCGAATGAGTGCTCAAAGTTTGTTGGTAATTTAGCTCAGATTTTTATCTCGCCTGCCTGATGGAAGGAGAGGTGGTGATGGGGAGCCCCACGATTACAGCTGACATTTTTAGAAACCAGTAAGTGGTCATTTTCCGGACATTCCTTTAATATGGGgatttcctcctccccctctttttttttttttttttttttttggtgaataaatATTAGTGTTGTAAATTCTCCTGCACTGAAGAGTATGCTTAAATGTTGtcggttgttttttttttttttttttcatgcgaACAAAACAAACCCGAACCTGATATTGACAACTCTTAAGAGCCTTCTTTCGACACAAGGGAATATTGATTTTTAGTTTTGGGGCTTTTTCCCCTTATCTTGACCGTGTTCCAACCACATCCTGGATGTCTTACCATTGCTTGgtttataattttttccctttttttttcttttctccctcactACCGAACTAGATCTTAAATTAATCTAAGGTAGGCAACTGTAagatgcaaaacttttttttttttttttaagggcgtTGTTTGTTCAATGATTTTtagcggggggtgggggtggaatcTTCCCCCGCGCCCAGCGACATGTCAGCTGGCCGATCCTGACCCCTCGCTGCGGTACATTCCCATCGGAATAAAGAGGCAGGATCGAGCCGTGTCTGGATTAGCACCAGAATCAATTGGTATTGAGTTGCTGGAGAAGTCACATTGGTTATTCACGAGAGACTCATCCCAACCAAAACTCTCCAGCTAAAAAAGGGGGAGTTTCTTGGACTGATGTTCTTGGCTTGGCTCCACAAATAACAGGgatactagtaaaaaaaaaataaataaaaaataaataaagcaaaaaaaccccaaaccaacaaaacccactcTATCCGGTTTAAGGACAGCGTACTTTCCTCTGAAATACTTGCGGGAGAGATGGCACCTATAACTTTTCCAGCTTTATCGATTTTTAAAACTCTGTAGGGACGTCCTACTGTATGTGTCCTTGTATTTTACATACTTTGCTCGGTTTTTTGGAGCTCTGCTGACTTATGTTAGTGAAGGAAAGACGTCTGTTAATAGAAGCAGCAAAATGTGGAGATTTCGAAAGACTTTGCTAACAGCAAATGTTCCCAGTTCGTGCAGATTGCAAAATGGGCTGGGACTGAAACTCAGTGCGGCACTAAAACAATGCTGCTGTGCAGCCGCGGTGAGAAGGagagggcagggggaggaggaaggaatttGCAAGCgcgattttctttttattcccttttaaaTGCACATCCTTTTCAAGCCTCTGTCACGTGCCGGCAGTGCTCCTTCTGCTCTACATATGGAATAAATACCTCCGAAAACTGCCTCGTCCTGTTTTGATCGGGTCTATTCTTTCTTCCTGGGTTTGTTTCGGTTTGttcttttgtggtttgttgttttggtttggtttttttgtttttgttgttttttgggttttctttttttttttttttttttaatttaaactgcgCTCCCAAATGGGCCGGAGTAGCTGCGGGTTATGAAATGGGACAAATAAAAGTAAACAGTCTAGTAAAAGTCATTGCAAGGAGCACGTGTTGTGTCTGGGTCACTGGCGACTGCCACTGATCCGGCTGGGTGtccccccgtcccgtccccctcCCCCCGCAGCTGGGAACTGCTGGCTCCGGCAGGCGCGGAACGGCCGCTGCCAGGTCCTCTACAAAACCGACCTCAGCAAGGAGGAGTGCTGCAAGACCGGCCGCCTGACAACTTCGTGGACGGAAGAGGACGTCAACGACAACACGCTTTTTAAGTGGATGATTTTTAATGGGGGAGCCCCAAACTGCATCCCGTGCAAAGGTGAGGGGGGTGCTGGCGAGCTACTCCTTGCTGAGGAGCGGTTCAGGCAGGGactgggctggaggaggaggagaggggaaggagctggagggGGGGCAGCGCGGTCCTCCCGCATCCTTCCTTGGTGGGGCTTTGAGGGGCGTCTCGTACCAGCCCCGGGATCAGTGAGGGGACCCCGGTTTCTGCCCGGCCGCCATGCACATCGCGGGGAGGAGGGGAGCGaccttccaccccccccccccccgccctcactGACGGGGAGAATTTCCTTCGAGTGGTGTTTCCTGGAGGTGGAGGGGAAAGACGTTTTCTCTTTATGCCCAGGGGCCGCGGCGCGGTGTCTCTTTTTTCATTAAGCAGTTTTGACACCATATCTGTTCTGCATGCTCGGTGCTAAAGTGGTGCCTCTTTCCTTCCATCAGAAACGTGCGAGAACGTGGACTGTGGACCCGggaagaaatgtaaaatgaacAAGAAGAACAAACCTCGGTGTGTTTGTGCTCCGGATTGCTCTAATATCACTTGGAAGGGCCCCGTGTGTGGCTTAGATGGGAAAACCTACAGGAACGAGTGTGCCCTTCTCAAAGCCAGATGTAAAGAACAGCCTGAACTTGAAGTCCAGTATCAGGGCAAATGCAAAAGTAGGTTTGCAAATCTAATCCCATCTCCCTCAAATGCCAAAGGGTGTGTGTCTGAGTGTAGGGAGGAGGAGCTGTTGGACGTACTTCCCCCCAGGAACCAGAGTGATGTTCCAAATGCTGGGAGACAGTAACTAAACCACACTCAACAAGCAAGGACGTAGCTGGATTGAGAGCTCCCCACAGTCTAGCAGCACTTGTGTCCCACCAGCTACCCTGAGACGGGAAGGTTTCCTCCAGCAGCCCTTAAATGAGGAGAGTTGCTGAAGGCAACTGGTCATTTGTTTCATTGTGTCACCCATTCACTCCTCACCGGGGCTCTGGCATCTCCTACTAATCACTATGTGTTTCCGTCTTTATTTCAGAGACCTGTAGGGATGTTTTATGTCCAGGCAGCTCCACATGTGTGGTTGACCAAACTAATAATGCCTACTGCGTGACATGTAATCGAATTTGCCCAGAGCCTACCTCCCCCGATCAGTATCTCTGCGGGAATGACGGCATAACTTACGCCAGTGCCTGCCACCTGAGGAAAGCTACCTGTCTACTGGGCAGATCCATTGGATTAGCCTACGAAGGAAAATGCATCAGTAGGTATCTCAGTCGGAGGGTAAGGGTGGGGGGAGCTTCCTCAATCAGCTGTTTCAGAGTATCGTGTGTGCAATCAGATGGATGTAGTtaggctggggaggaggagagacttCCAGCAGCCTGCATTAGTGCTTCCCTCCAGGGAAAGGAGAACCGGGGTGAGCTTTCCCCCCGAAAAGATTGCAAAAGTGATGAGGGAGTAGAGAGCCTGATCCTGCTTCTCT encodes:
- the FST gene encoding follistatin isoform X1, with product MLRMLNQRIHPGVLLLVMFLCHFMEDHTVQAGNCWLRQARNGRCQVLYKTDLSKEECCKTGRLTTSWTEEDVNDNTLFKWMIFNGGAPNCIPCKETCENVDCGPGKKCKMNKKNKPRCVCAPDCSNITWKGPVCGLDGKTYRNECALLKARCKEQPELEVQYQGKCKKTCRDVLCPGSSTCVVDQTNNAYCVTCNRICPEPTSPDQYLCGNDGITYASACHLRKATCLLGRSIGLAYEGKCIKAKSCEDIQCSAGKKCLWDFKVGRGRCALCDELCPESKSDEAVCASDNTTYPSECAMKEAACSMGVLLEVKHSGSCNSINEDPEDEEEDEDQDYSFPISSILEW
- the FST gene encoding follistatin isoform X2, translating into MLRMLNQRIHPGVLLLVMFLCHFMEDHTVQAGNCWLRQARNGRCQVLYKTDLSKEECCKTGRLTTSWTEEDVNDNTLFKWMIFNGGAPNCIPCKETCENVDCGPGKKCKMNKKNKPRCVCAPDCSNITWKGPVCGLDGKTYRNECALLKARCKEQPELEVQYQGKCKKTCRDVLCPGSSTCVVDQTNNAYCVTCNRICPEPTSPDQYLCGNDGITYASACHLRKATCLLGRSIGLAYEGKCIKAKSCEDIQCSAGKKCLWDFKVGRGRCALCDELCPESKSDEAVCASDNTTYPSECAMKEAACSMGVLLEVKHSGSCN